The Haloimpatiens massiliensis genome contains a region encoding:
- a CDS encoding DMT family transporter: MIGLLMSIISGICMSLQGVFNTRLGEKIGTWETNVFVQGTGFAITLIILFLVGKGNFKNIKSVNKLYLLGGVLGVIIIFTVMEGISRLGPTYSIATILISQLAAAALIDAFGAFGSERLHFGLTKYIGLGLMILGIVLFKWRG, encoded by the coding sequence ATGATTGGATTATTAATGTCTATAATATCTGGGATTTGTATGAGTCTCCAAGGTGTGTTTAATACTAGACTAGGTGAAAAAATAGGCACTTGGGAAACAAATGTGTTTGTTCAAGGCACTGGTTTTGCTATTACTTTAATAATACTATTTCTAGTAGGAAAAGGTAATTTTAAAAATATAAAATCTGTAAACAAACTGTATCTCCTTGGGGGGGTTCTAGGAGTAATAATAATATTCACAGTTATGGAAGGAATATCAAGGTTAGGCCCAACATATTCCATTGCCACTATATTGATTTCACAACTAGCTGCCGCCGCTTTAATAGATGCTTTTGGCGCCTTTGGTAGCGAACGATTACATTTTGGTTTGACTAAATATATTGGTTTAGGACTAATGATATTGGGCATTGTGCTGTTTAAATGGAGGGGCTAA
- a CDS encoding dUTP diphosphatase — protein sequence MRFDRLFSLQKDLNNHIEQAHNLTGPLLSKKILALQVEIGELANETRCFKYWSNKGPSSKDVILEEYVDCLHFILSIGLDKGYENIDFTSVQSETVIIQQFLNLFIDINDFITCNSKDHYITLFQDFISLGLSLDFSIEDIENGYLKKNKLNHKRQEQGY from the coding sequence ATGAGATTTGACAGGTTGTTCTCTTTGCAAAAAGATTTAAACAATCACATAGAGCAAGCGCATAATTTAACTGGTCCACTTCTATCTAAAAAAATACTAGCTCTACAAGTTGAAATTGGAGAACTAGCTAACGAAACCAGATGCTTTAAATACTGGAGTAACAAAGGTCCTTCAAGTAAAGATGTAATTCTTGAAGAATATGTAGATTGCCTACATTTCATATTAAGTATTGGTCTCGATAAAGGTTATGAAAATATAGATTTTACATCTGTACAATCAGAAACTGTAATCATTCAACAATTTTTAAATCTATTTATCGACATAAATGACTTCATAACTTGTAACTCAAAAGACCACTACATAACCTTATTTCAAGATTTTATTTCACTAGGACTTAGCTTAGACTTTTCAATAGAAGACATTGAAAATGGTTACTTAAAAAAGAATAAATTAAATCATAAACGTCAAGAACAAGGATACTAA
- a CDS encoding 2'-5' RNA ligase family protein encodes MKYYIVALFDENTYKHLEKIQIELSKKYNLYSKLPKLHITLEVIDEPDINKLQEIISNILKDHKKFQVEINDVICFDPPYKSVNLKVNEGGIITDLSKNFNKTLRAHNFNVRDNIEDWDLHISIANTNFSSREWSQEEFVQACTLLKSQKCNFLGTIEKIQLWSPINDSDKMIIHSYELK; translated from the coding sequence ATGAAATATTATATTGTGGCTCTGTTTGATGAAAATACCTACAAACACTTAGAAAAGATTCAAATAGAACTTTCTAAAAAATATAACCTTTATAGCAAATTGCCAAAGTTACACATAACATTAGAAGTGATAGATGAGCCTGACATAAATAAATTACAAGAAATTATCTCTAACATACTAAAGGATCATAAAAAATTTCAAGTTGAAATAAACGATGTCATCTGTTTTGATCCACCCTATAAATCTGTAAACCTTAAAGTAAACGAGGGAGGAATAATTACAGATTTATCCAAAAACTTTAATAAAACATTAAGAGCTCATAATTTTAATGTTAGAGATAACATTGAAGACTGGGATTTACATATTTCCATTGCGAACACTAACTTTTCCTCTAGAGAATGGTCTCAGGAAGAATTTGTACAAGCCTGTACTTTACTTAAAAGCCAAAAATGCAACTTTTTAGGTACCATTGAAAAAATACAACTTTGGAGTCCTATAAATGATTCTGATAAAATGATTATACACAGTTATGAGCTTAAATAA
- a CDS encoding UDP-N-acetylglucosamine 1-carboxyvinyltransferase yields the protein MEKLIINGGNKLFGEVEISGAKNAAVAIIPAAILASEGVCKIDNIPDIEDVHCLERILENLGCKVNKEKNTAHIDSSNLNSTDACTEDARKMRASYYLIGALLARFKKAKVELPGGCPIGVRPIDQHIKGFEALGADVVIEHGAIIVKADKLVGTKIFFDVVSVGATINVMLAATLAEGVTILENVAKEPHVVDVANFLNSMGANIKGAGTDVIKIFGVEKLVGCNYSVIPDQIEAGTYMIATSACGGEVTIRNVIPKHLESISAKLVETGVEIVPNGDSVKVVSNKELKAINIKTLPYPGFPTDIQQPMTSLLCTAKGRSIVNESIWENRFKHVDELKKMGALVKVEGRTAIIDGIDKLTGAVLKATDLRAGAAMVIAALMAEGESEIIGIEHIDRGYPHIEEKFRELGANIRREENI from the coding sequence ATGGAAAAGTTGATTATAAATGGTGGAAATAAACTTTTTGGAGAAGTTGAAATCAGCGGAGCAAAAAATGCTGCGGTAGCTATAATACCAGCGGCTATATTGGCTAGTGAAGGTGTTTGTAAAATAGATAATATTCCTGACATAGAAGATGTTCATTGCTTAGAGAGAATACTGGAGAACTTGGGATGTAAAGTAAATAAAGAGAAAAATACTGCACACATAGATAGTAGTAATTTAAATAGCACAGATGCATGTACAGAGGATGCAAGAAAGATGAGAGCTTCTTACTATTTAATAGGGGCTCTTTTAGCAAGATTTAAGAAGGCTAAAGTGGAGCTTCCAGGGGGATGCCCAATAGGGGTAAGACCGATAGATCAGCACATAAAGGGATTTGAGGCATTAGGTGCTGATGTAGTTATAGAGCATGGAGCTATAATAGTTAAGGCAGACAAGTTGGTAGGAACTAAGATATTTTTTGATGTAGTTAGTGTAGGGGCTACTATTAATGTTATGTTAGCAGCTACTTTGGCTGAAGGAGTAACCATACTTGAAAATGTAGCGAAGGAACCTCATGTAGTAGATGTTGCAAATTTCTTAAACTCAATGGGAGCAAATATTAAGGGCGCTGGAACTGATGTTATAAAGATATTTGGTGTGGAGAAGCTAGTTGGTTGTAACTACAGTGTAATACCTGACCAAATAGAAGCGGGAACATATATGATAGCTACATCAGCTTGTGGTGGTGAGGTTACAATTAGAAATGTAATACCAAAGCACTTGGAGTCTATTTCAGCAAAACTTGTAGAAACAGGAGTGGAAATTGTTCCAAATGGTGATTCTGTTAAAGTTGTAAGCAATAAGGAGTTAAAGGCAATAAACATAAAAACATTACCTTATCCAGGCTTCCCAACAGATATACAGCAACCAATGACTTCTTTGCTATGTACAGCTAAGGGGAGAAGTATAGTTAATGAAAGTATATGGGAAAACAGATTTAAGCATGTTGATGAATTGAAGAAAATGGGAGCTTTAGTAAAGGTAGAAGGAAGAACAGCAATAATAGATGGTATAGATAAATTAACAGGAGCAGTGTTAAAGGCTACAGATTTAAGAGCTGGAGCTGCCATGGTAATAGCTGCTTTAATGGCTGAAGGAGAATCTGAAATAATAGGGATAGAACATATAGATAGAGGATATCCTCATATAGAAGAAAAATTTAGAGAGTTAGGCGCAAATATAAGAAGAGAAGAAAACATATAG
- a CDS encoding MBL fold metallo-hydrolase — MIFCPLYSGSSGNSIFIGTEKTKILVDAGLSGKHIENALSTIGEKPNDIDGIFVTHEHIDHVKGVGVLSRKYDIPIYANEDTWNAMCRNIGKIKEHNIKVLQNASIEIKDVEILNFTISHDAANPKGYAICHNNKKACIATDLGHFSKEVKDAIGDCDVILIESNHDVEMLKFGPYPYNLKRRILSNVGHLSNDDCGKAIVDIMKDKKKTIFLGHLSKTNNHPDLAYQTVLNILNDGGLKQGKDIELKVAERSKPSAYINF; from the coding sequence ATGATATTTTGTCCTTTATATAGTGGGAGTAGTGGGAATAGCATTTTTATAGGTACAGAGAAAACTAAGATATTAGTTGATGCGGGATTGTCTGGAAAACATATTGAAAATGCCCTAAGTACAATAGGAGAAAAACCTAATGATATTGATGGTATATTTGTGACTCATGAGCATATAGACCACGTAAAAGGAGTTGGAGTACTTTCTAGGAAATATGACATACCTATATATGCAAATGAGGATACTTGGAATGCAATGTGTCGTAATATAGGCAAGATTAAAGAACATAATATAAAAGTACTTCAAAATGCTTCTATTGAAATAAAAGATGTGGAAATTTTAAATTTTACCATATCTCATGATGCAGCAAATCCTAAGGGATATGCTATTTGTCATAATAATAAAAAGGCATGTATAGCTACTGATTTAGGTCACTTTTCCAAAGAGGTAAAGGATGCAATAGGTGATTGTGATGTAATTTTAATTGAAAGTAATCATGATGTAGAGATGCTAAAATTTGGTCCATATCCATATAACTTAAAAAGAAGAATTTTAAGTAACGTTGGGCATTTATCCAATGATGATTGCGGTAAGGCCATAGTGGATATAATGAAGGATAAGAAAAAAACTATTTTTTTAGGTCACTTAAGTAAGACAAATAATCACCCAGATTTAGCTTATCAAACGGTATTAAATATATTAAATGATGGTGGACTTAAACAGGGAAAAGACATAGAATTAAAAGTAGCAGAAAGAAGTAAACCTAGCGCATATATAAATTTTTAA
- a CDS encoding GerMN domain-containing protein translates to MIKKFCTFFTILLLACTIIFTGCEKKDKISSLNKEKLENVKLSKEEKENFLSVDLYFDSSKNKGKEQFAKEPRVMNKKEIIAKTVMEELINGPSTESKLDPILSRETRVLNVSVKDGVAYVNLSSEAKSKMNKQKEIICLKSIVYSLTNLDYINKVSILIENKNIDTLGGNIDISKPMGRAEVDVMQ, encoded by the coding sequence ATGATTAAAAAGTTTTGTACATTCTTCACTATATTGTTGTTAGCATGTACAATAATCTTCACAGGATGTGAAAAAAAAGATAAGATAAGTTCTCTCAACAAAGAGAAATTAGAAAATGTAAAATTATCTAAGGAAGAAAAGGAAAACTTTTTATCTGTAGATTTATACTTTGACAGCTCTAAAAACAAAGGAAAAGAGCAATTTGCTAAAGAACCAAGAGTAATGAATAAGAAAGAAATTATAGCTAAGACAGTAATGGAAGAACTGATAAATGGTCCTTCGACAGAAAGTAAACTAGATCCAATATTGAGCAGAGAGACTAGAGTTCTTAATGTTTCAGTAAAAGATGGAGTAGCATATGTTAATTTAAGTTCTGAAGCTAAGTCTAAAATGAATAAGCAAAAAGAAATAATATGTCTAAAAAGTATAGTATATTCTCTTACTAACTTAGATTATATTAATAAGGTAAGTATACTAATAGAAAATAAAAATATAGATACCTTAGGTGGCAATATAGATATATCTAAGCCAATGGGAAGAGCAGAAGTAGATGTTATGCAATAG
- a CDS encoding SEC-C metal-binding domain-containing protein: MSLYKQWTDMVVDYVKTRGEQAFWDEYGAIEESIYTKLLATHSSELKGTFKDLAEKYEASTVFFMGFLDGINESLEEELPLESFEENTEIDAKVDFEKLYFNMLDAKADYLYTLPQWDGIFSEEKRKEIKKSWASSKTVVKEEKIGRNDPCPCGSGKKYKKCCGAGK; the protein is encoded by the coding sequence ATGAGTTTATATAAACAATGGACAGATATGGTTGTAGATTACGTTAAGACTAGAGGAGAACAAGCTTTTTGGGATGAATATGGTGCTATAGAAGAAAGTATATATACTAAGCTTTTAGCAACTCACAGCAGTGAATTAAAGGGAACATTTAAAGATTTAGCAGAAAAATATGAAGCATCTACAGTTTTCTTTATGGGATTTTTAGATGGAATTAATGAAAGCTTGGAAGAAGAATTACCTTTAGAAAGCTTTGAAGAAAATACTGAAATAGATGCTAAAGTTGACTTTGAAAAGTTATATTTCAATATGTTAGATGCAAAAGCGGACTACTTATATACATTACCACAGTGGGATGGAATATTTTCAGAAGAGAAGAGAAAAGAAATTAAAAAATCTTGGGCAAGCTCTAAAACTGTTGTTAAAGAAGAAAAGATAGGAAGAAATGATCCATGCCCATGTGGAAGTGGAAAGAAATACAAGAAGTGTTGTGGAGCAGGAAAATAG
- a CDS encoding DNA-3-methyladenine glycosylase: protein MSKEFFKRDALIVAKELLGKILVREVNGETISGRIVETEAYIARLDKASHAYGGRMTERVMPLYAEGGIAYVYFIYGKYFCFNVITGLEGDAQGVLVRALEPLEGLEKMSKNRFLRSYSELTKKQIINLTSGPSKLCMALNIDRDMNKKNLMGDEIYIVQEENQQSVEEIENIKCSDSPIIGKEIKHKCKTVKEIVECKRIGIDYAEEAIDFPWRFYIKGNTYVSARDKEVEVKLKN from the coding sequence ATGAGTAAAGAATTTTTTAAAAGGGATGCGTTAATAGTGGCTAAAGAGCTGCTAGGTAAGATATTGGTAAGAGAAGTAAATGGAGAAACAATAAGTGGAAGAATAGTAGAAACTGAAGCCTATATCGCTAGATTAGACAAGGCATCTCATGCCTATGGGGGACGAATGACTGAAAGAGTTATGCCTTTATATGCAGAAGGTGGCATAGCCTATGTATATTTTATATACGGGAAATACTTTTGTTTTAATGTTATAACTGGTTTAGAGGGAGATGCACAAGGAGTTTTAGTAAGAGCTCTAGAGCCACTGGAAGGATTAGAGAAAATGAGTAAAAATAGATTTTTAAGAAGTTATAGCGAACTCACAAAGAAGCAGATAATAAATTTAACTTCAGGACCTTCAAAGCTTTGTATGGCATTGAACATAGACAGAGATATGAACAAGAAAAATTTAATGGGTGATGAAATATATATAGTTCAGGAAGAAAATCAACAAAGTGTAGAAGAAATAGAAAATATAAAATGTAGCGATAGTCCAATAATAGGAAAAGAAATAAAACATAAATGCAAGACAGTCAAAGAAATAGTTGAGTGTAAGAGAATAGGCATAGACTACGCAGAAGAAGCAATTGATTTCCCATGGAGATTTTATATAAAAGGTAATACATATGTTTCTGCAAGAGATAAAGAAGTAGAAGTGAAACTAAAGAATTAA
- the rlmH gene encoding 23S rRNA (pseudouridine(1915)-N(3))-methyltransferase RlmH: MNITIISVGKLKEKYLKMAIDEYSKRLGRYCKLELIEVHDEKTPDNASEKEKLDIKKKEGQAILKHIKDNMYIIALDLRGKMISSEELSDFIGDCTLKGSSHIAFIIGGSLGLSQEILKRANYKLCFSKMTFPHQLFRVMLLEQIYRGFRIRSGEPYHK, encoded by the coding sequence ATGAACATAACTATAATTAGTGTAGGGAAACTTAAAGAAAAATATTTAAAAATGGCCATAGATGAATATAGCAAGAGATTAGGTAGGTATTGTAAACTAGAACTTATAGAAGTTCATGATGAAAAAACTCCTGATAATGCCTCAGAAAAAGAGAAATTAGATATAAAGAAAAAAGAAGGACAGGCTATCTTAAAACATATCAAAGACAATATGTATATAATTGCTTTAGATTTAAGGGGTAAGATGATTTCCTCAGAAGAATTGTCAGATTTTATAGGAGATTGTACCTTAAAGGGAAGCAGCCACATAGCTTTTATAATAGGAGGTTCTCTAGGACTTTCCCAGGAAATTTTAAAGAGAGCAAATTATAAGCTCTGCTTTTCAAAGATGACTTTCCCCCATCAACTATTTAGAGTGATGCTTTTAGAGCAGATTTATAGGGGGTTTAGGATTAGGAGCGGAGAACCGTACCATAAATAA
- a CDS encoding helix-turn-helix domain-containing protein, whose amino-acid sequence MGISEVIRYHRKKENLTQEQVANYLNISAPAVNKWENGISYPDITLLASLARVLKIDVNTLLAFNEELTDAEVNNFTKEISEIVSKEGYEKAFEKGRDLIKKYPSCDELIFNISSVLRVHIVVSEVQQKGKYERKIIEWLQLVAASGKEKIALNAKLLLSAIYREKKEYEKAQEMIDKIPELYTGKKIQQALLFESSGKLLEAYGIYEGRLLENANGIYGILSLIIEMLLKENKFSEAEEYSERAKKLVELFDLGTYNKYILDLSLAKEKQDKEKTIEIIRNIINEASNINDFINSKLYTHMEFNKNNSMSEDEYKKIIKMSIKKDKTFEFVKNDARIKFLLE is encoded by the coding sequence ATGGGGATAAGTGAGGTTATTAGATATCATAGAAAAAAGGAAAATCTTACTCAAGAGCAAGTTGCTAATTATTTAAATATAAGTGCACCAGCAGTAAATAAGTGGGAAAATGGAATATCATATCCAGATATAACGCTGTTAGCTTCTCTTGCACGTGTTTTAAAAATAGATGTTAATACTTTATTGGCATTTAATGAGGAATTAACAGATGCAGAAGTAAATAATTTTACAAAAGAGATTAGTGAAATAGTATCAAAAGAGGGGTATGAAAAGGCTTTTGAAAAGGGCAGAGATTTAATTAAGAAATATCCAAGCTGTGATGAGTTAATATTTAATATATCATCGGTATTAAGGGTACATATAGTTGTATCTGAAGTTCAACAAAAAGGTAAATATGAAAGAAAAATTATTGAATGGCTTCAACTTGTAGCAGCAAGTGGTAAAGAAAAGATAGCTTTAAACGCAAAATTATTATTATCAGCAATTTATAGAGAGAAAAAAGAGTATGAAAAAGCTCAAGAAATGATAGATAAGATTCCGGAATTATACACTGGTAAAAAAATTCAACAGGCATTATTATTTGAAAGTAGCGGAAAACTTCTTGAGGCTTACGGTATTTATGAAGGTAGATTATTAGAAAATGCTAATGGAATCTATGGTATTTTATCTCTTATAATAGAAATGTTATTGAAAGAAAATAAATTTAGTGAAGCAGAAGAATATTCAGAACGTGCTAAAAAGCTTGTTGAACTATTTGATTTAGGAACATACAATAAATATATATTAGATTTATCTTTAGCAAAAGAAAAACAGGATAAAGAAAAAACTATAGAAATAATTAGAAATATTATAAATGAAGCAAGTAATATTAATGATTTTATTAATTCAAAACTATATACACATATGGAATTTAATAAGAACAATAGTATGAGTGAAGATGAATACAAAAAAATTATAAAAATGTCAATTAAAAAAGATAAAACATTTGAATTTGTAAAAAATGATGCTAGAATAAAATTTCTGTTGGAATAG
- a CDS encoding reverse transcriptase domain-containing protein codes for MARTMWHCGVKGFFDHMNHDWIMKFLGVYIKDPNILWLIKKYLKAGVMTDGVFKESIDGSVQGNIMSPIIANIYMHNVLILWYKIILSKEIKGDSFLVVYADDFIAGFQYKWEAENTMNNLRKEWRSLT; via the coding sequence ATGGCAAGAACTATGTGGCACTGCGGGGTCAAAGGGTTCTTTGACCATATGAATCATGATTGGATAATGAAATTTTTAGGAGTGTATATAAAAGACCCAAATATCTTATGGCTGATTAAGAAATACTTGAAAGCTGGTGTAATGACCGATGGAGTATTCAAGGAAAGCATAGATGGTTCTGTGCAAGGAAATATAATGAGTCCAATAATAGCAAACATTTATATGCACAATGTTTTGATATTATGGTATAAGATTATTTTATCTAAAGAAATCAAGGGAGATAGCTTCCTTGTAGTTTACGCAGATGATTTTATAGCAGGATTTCAGTATAAATGGGAAGCAGAAAATACTATGAACAACTTAAGAAAAGAATGGCGAAGTTTAACCTAG